Sequence from the Natronomonas marina genome:
AGATGCAGGTTCTCGACGAAGCGGTGCCCACGACGCCACGGGACGTCCCGATGGACCGGGTGTTCACGCCCGAACGGTCGTTTCGGACCGACGCACCGGCCGAGAAACCGGCCGGTATCGACTGGGACGCCCTCGACGAGGAGCGAATCGCGGAAATCCCGGTGCTGGCCCGACTCCGCTAGTCCGTTCGCGGCAGGGCGACGGCGCCGGCCGCGAAGAAGGCCACCGCGAGGACGGCCAACACCGCGAGGTTGAGGTACGGGTCGGTGCCGACGAGGCCGGCGTTGTCGGCGGCCGCCGAGGGGAACGTGGCCGCCCGGAGCCCGCGGGCGAAGTAGGTCAGCGGCGACAGTTCCATCAGCGGCCGGAACCACGCGGGCAGCAGGGCGGGCGGGACGAACGTCCGCGAGAGGAAGAGGAGGGGGAGGGCGACGCCGTTGGAGGCGGCGACGACGCCGTCCTGTGAGTCGGCGACGCGGCCGAGTATCGCCCCGAGCCCGCAGAACAGCGCGACGCCGACGGCGACGTAGGGCACGACGAGCGGCGACGGCGAGAAGGCGGCGTCGGTGACGGCGAGCACCAGCCCGAGGATGAGAACCGCCGCCAGCCCGATGACGGCGACGTTGACGAGCGTCTGGGCCAGGAGCCACTCGGCGCGGGACAAAGGCGTCGTCGCCAGTTTCTCGAAGCGGTTGCCCTCGCGGTGGCGAGCCACCTCGCTGCCGACCCGCGACAGCGGGGTGAAGAGGACGACGACGGCGATGTAGCCCGCGACGTAGTAGCCCGCCGGCTCGGTGAACAGGCCGCCACTCGTCGGGTCCGTCCGCACCAGGACGCCGAAGATGAGGATGAGGATGACCGGGAAGAAGAACGTGAAGAAGACCGCCGTCCGGCGTCGGGTGAAAGCGTACCACGCGGCCCGCGTCTCGGCGGCGACTCGTCCGAGGCGGCTCATCGGCCCACCGCCTCCCGTTCGACCGTCTCGGCGTCTACCTCGGCACCTGTCACGGCGAGGTAGACGTCCTCGAGGTCAGGCTGGCGCCAGGTGAGCCGCTCGTAGTCGACGCCGGCCTCGTCGAGCGTCTCGACGACGGCCGGAATCTCCCCGGGGCCGACGCCGACCGCGAGGTGTCGCTCGTCGGGCAGCACCCGGTAGCCCGCCCTCTCCAGGGCCCGGGCGGCGTCGCCCTCGTCGCCGACGTCGACGACGAGGCGGTCGGCGCCGCCGTGGCGGTCGATCAGTTCCGCGGGCGTGCCGAGCGCGACCAGTCGGCCGTCGGCGAGCAGGCCGACCCGGTCGGCCAGCCGCTCGGCCTCCGCCATGTAGTGGGTCGTCAGCAGGACGGTCGTCCCGCTGTCGGCAAGTCCCTCGATCAGGTCCCACATCTCCCGTCGACCGGCGGGGTCGATGCCGGTCGTCGGCTCGTCCAGCACGAGCAACTCGGGGTCGTTGACCAGGGCGGTCCCGACGCAGACGCGGCGCTTCTGGCCGCCGGAGAGGTTCTCGTAGTGGGTGTCGGCGGCGTCGTCGACCCCGACGTCCTCGAGGACGGCGTCGGGACTCCGGGATTCGTCGTAGAGACCGCCGTAGTAGGCGACGAGTTCGCGGGCCGTCAGCCGGCCGGCCGGCGAGAACTCCTGGGGGAGGAGGCCGAGCCGTTCGCCCGACACCGCAGCGGGCGGCCCGCCGAACACCTCGACGTCGCCGTCGGCCTTCGTCGTGCCCGTCAGGGCGCGTATCAGCGTCGTCTTGCCGGCGCCGTTCGGGCCGACGAGGGCGAACACCTCGCCGGACTCGACGGCGAAGGAGACGCCGTCGAGCGCCACCGTCGACCCGTAGCGGCGACGCACCGACTCCGCACGGATGACCATGTCGGGAACGCGGCGGGGCCGACGGTAAAGGCTGCCGTTCGCGGGCGAGCGTTTTTGTCGGCCGGCGACGAAGCCGGGGCGTGCGCCCGGAACCGTTCGCTGTCGCCGCCGTCGGCTGTCTGGCCGGCGCCGGCTGGCTGTTCGTCGCCGTCCCGCGGCCGCTGGAGGCGGCGCTTCTGGCCGCCGCGGCCGCCGTGCTCGGAAGCGCCACAGCCGGTTTCGCCGTCGGACTCGCGGATCCGGGCCTGCCCGAGGTCGATTACACCGCCGTCGGCTCCGCCGTCATCGTAGCGTCGTTTCTCGGACTGGCGGTACTCTCCGGCCGGCCCGCCGGCGCCTATCTGACGGCGCTTCTCGGCGGGAGCGGTGCGGCGCTGGTCGGCCTCGACAGCGGCCTGAAGCGCGCCTGACCTACCGGAAGCCGGGTCGCCAGTACAGCAGCGCCACGGTCAGGAGGAACACCACGGTCGAGACGTCGTAGGGCACCTCGGTGACCGATGTAGCGAGGACGCCGGCGCCGCCGAACAGCGCCGACCCGACGGTCGCAAGCACGGGCCACGTACAGGAGACACACGAGACCAGCCCGAGGACGCCGCCGACCGCCGAGACCGCCGCGTCCAGTACCGTCACGTACAGCAGGTACGACAGCGCGAGGTAGCCGACCACGTAGGCGGGCATCAGCACGAACGAGACGGTGTGGCCGCCGTAGACGAGGGCGGGGCCCCACCCGGGCGTCAGCCAGGCGACCCGGAGACCGGTCGCGTCGGCCCCGAGGCCGGTCCCGACCAGGCCGCCGAAGACCGCGAGCAACCCGAAGTACGCCGCCGCCACGGCCAGCGCGCGCCGACGGCGCCGGAACCCGATGTCGTCGGGGCGGTCGGCAGTAGCGACCGCCAGCAGACCGACGTTCACCCACAGGAGCCCGTAGACGACGTACCGCGGCGCGGTGAGCGTCGCGCTGCTGAAGGCGTAGTACAGCACGACGCCGACGGCCTGGAGGTTGACGAGGAGGGCGACGGTCGCCAGCCGGCGGCGGGAGGGAACGGCCTCGGCGAGGCGCTCGACCGACGGCAGGGACGGGCCGCGAGAGGACGGCCAGCGCGGCGTCACGTAACCGAGAAGCTAGCGGCCACCATCAACAGGACGAAAAGCGCAAGCGCAAGCGCCATCAGTCCCGAGAGCGACCGCCGCTCCCAGCGGAGGTGCTGGAAGTAGCCGACGATGAGCAGCGTCTTTATCGAGGCGAAGACCAGAATGCCGCCGACGGCGATCCAGTAGTCGAATTGCCGCTCGAACACCACCTTCAGCGTGGCCAGCACGACCAGCGCCACGTAAATCAGGCCGTAGAAGCGTAACGAATCGCTCGCCATTGTTGGTTCGTGCGAGCAATTGGCACGGTTCTATTTAGACCTTCCGACAGCGGCGTCAATCGGAGGCCTCGCCCCGGTAGTGCTTCCACAGCCAGTTGACTCCGAGGAGGCCGCCGACCCAAAAGCCCACGCCGGCCAGCGCAAAGAGCAGTCCGCGGACGATCGGAAATCCGCCGAAGGCGTCGAACACCATGTGTAGAACCGACGGATCGACCCACATATACCTACCGCCGGGTCAGCGGTCGACCCGATAGAGGACGACGAGTGCGGCGAGCAGGCCGAGTTCGGCGATTTTCGAGGCCAAAAGCAGGCCGTCGGCCCGGAGGTGGTCCAGCGCCACGAGCAGCGCGTTCCGGTCGGGGTGTTCGTTGGCCTCCAGATACGGCCAGAAGCCGCCGTGGTCGAGGGCGGTGTGCCAGAGGGCGAATCCGACGAGAAACGAGAGGGTGACGACGATGCCGCCCGCGTAGAGCGGGCGACGGTCGAGGCCCTGGTAGCCGGCGATTATCCCGAACACCAGAGCGAAGCCGCCGAGCGTAAACAGCAGCGGCCGGGGGTCGCCGAGGTAGCCGACCCTGGCGAACACGAGGAGCGCGACCCCGCCCTGGGAGGGGTGCAACAGGTGGATGGCGGCGACGACCGCCGCCAGCACCGCCGCGACGACCCGGAGTCGGGCGACTTCCTCGGCGTCCATGCGGTCGGGTAACGTTGGGGGACCCGTCAGTGGTTCGGTTCGAACGTCGAACGGGAAGGGAAGGCGGACTAGACGAGGTAGAACAGCGGGAAGAGGAACACCCAGACGATGTCGACGAAGTGCCAGTAGAGGCCGAAGTACTCTATCGGCCGGTGGTCGTGCATGTAGTGGCCCTGGTAGGCCCGGACGAGCAGGAACGTCGCCACGATCAGTCCGAGGATGACGTGGATGCCGTGCAGCCCCGTCGTCACGTAGTACATCGTCGACTGGATGGGCGGGCCGTGGGGGTTCTGCGTCAGCGTGATTCCCTTGTCGTATATCTCGTGGTGCCACTCCCAGCCCTTGATGGAGAGGAACGTCAGCCCGAGGCCGATGGTCGCCGCCAGGCTGGCCATCATCTTCGTCCGCTCCTGGCGCTTCGAGTAGACCAGCGCCAGGATGACCGTAAAGGAGGAGGTCAGCAGGACGTACGTGTTGATGAGCCCCGGAATCTCGGCGGGGAGCGGATCCCAGCTCATCCAGCCGGCGTTGACCCGGATGAACACCGCCGCCGAGATGAACGCGCCGAAGACGATGACGTCCGACGCCAGGAAGAACCACATCCCGAGTTTGTTCTTCTCGATACCGTCGAAGGGCCACCGGCTGGCGACCTCCGCGGGCGGCGCGTAGAAGTCCTCCAGCCCCCACTGGACGCCGGAGTACAGCATCGCGGCGGCGCCGACGAGCATCAACGCGGGGTAGAACGGATTCG
This genomic interval carries:
- a CDS encoding ABC transporter ATP-binding protein — its product is MVIRAESVRRRYGSTVALDGVSFAVESGEVFALVGPNGAGKTTLIRALTGTTKADGDVEVFGGPPAAVSGERLGLLPQEFSPAGRLTARELVAYYGGLYDESRSPDAVLEDVGVDDAADTHYENLSGGQKRRVCVGTALVNDPELLVLDEPTTGIDPAGRREMWDLIEGLADSGTTVLLTTHYMAEAERLADRVGLLADGRLVALGTPAELIDRHGGADRLVVDVGDEGDAARALERAGYRVLPDERHLAVGVGPGEIPAVVETLDEAGVDYERLTWRQPDLEDVYLAVTGAEVDAETVEREAVGR
- a CDS encoding DUF7546 family protein, with the translated sequence MPSVERLAEAVPSRRRLATVALLVNLQAVGVVLYYAFSSATLTAPRYVVYGLLWVNVGLLAVATADRPDDIGFRRRRRALAVAAAYFGLLAVFGGLVGTGLGADATGLRVAWLTPGWGPALVYGGHTVSFVLMPAYVVGYLALSYLLYVTVLDAAVSAVGGVLGLVSCVSCTWPVLATVGSALFGGAGVLATSVTEVPYDVSTVVFLLTVALLYWRPGFR
- a CDS encoding ABC transporter permease codes for the protein MSRLGRVAAETRAAWYAFTRRRTAVFFTFFFPVILILIFGVLVRTDPTSGGLFTEPAGYYVAGYIAVVVLFTPLSRVGSEVARHREGNRFEKLATTPLSRAEWLLAQTLVNVAVIGLAAVLILGLVLAVTDAAFSPSPLVVPYVAVGVALFCGLGAILGRVADSQDGVVAASNGVALPLLFLSRTFVPPALLPAWFRPLMELSPLTYFARGLRAATFPSAAADNAGLVGTDPYLNLAVLAVLAVAFFAAGAVALPRTD
- a CDS encoding cytochrome C oxidase subunit IV family protein, with translation MASDSLRFYGLIYVALVVLATLKVVFERQFDYWIAVGGILVFASIKTLLIVGYFQHLRWERRSLSGLMALALALFVLLMVAASFSVT